A single Halarcobacter anaerophilus DNA region contains:
- a CDS encoding ABC transporter substrate-binding protein — translation MDKKLLILISILTVFYLFFKDKEYTKSEIVLGGSIPKTGILKQWGESVLIGANSYFNYANEKNLIPNRKIKYITYDDKYEPKLTANNTKKLLYQDEAFALFGYVGTSTVKNILNLLLEENIPFISPFTGASFLREPQEKNFINFRASYAQEIEAIIKHLHYNKKISKFAVFYQNDDFGEEGYVAVIKSLKKRELKLIAEGSYKRNTLSIGHAFNEIKDAKPQAIIMIGANKENTLFIKKAKHNSNFKDTLFCNISFGDANAMINELGENTDNLIFSQVVPNYNDISIPVVKEYHKVVSKYYKDFKPGFISLEAYLSAKIIVTGLENVKGSLTRKRFLETMEHLPKNILKGIPINLKNRQYLNNIYLFTYKNNRFEEIKK, via the coding sequence ATGGATAAAAAATTATTAATTTTAATATCAATACTTACGGTGTTTTATCTTTTTTTTAAAGATAAAGAATATACAAAATCAGAAATAGTATTAGGCGGTTCTATTCCCAAAACAGGAATACTAAAGCAGTGGGGAGAATCTGTACTTATTGGTGCAAATTCATATTTTAATTATGCAAATGAAAAGAATCTCATTCCTAATAGAAAAATAAAATATATTACATATGATGATAAATATGAGCCAAAATTAACGGCAAATAATACCAAAAAACTTCTATATCAAGATGAAGCATTTGCACTTTTTGGATATGTAGGAACTTCAACTGTAAAAAACATATTAAATCTATTATTAGAAGAGAATATCCCTTTTATTTCTCCTTTTACCGGAGCTAGTTTTTTAAGGGAACCCCAAGAAAAAAATTTTATTAATTTTAGAGCATCTTATGCACAAGAAATTGAAGCAATTATTAAACATCTACATTATAATAAAAAAATTTCTAAATTTGCCGTTTTTTATCAAAATGATGATTTTGGTGAAGAAGGATATGTAGCAGTTATAAAATCACTTAAAAAAAGAGAGCTGAAACTTATAGCCGAAGGAAGTTACAAAAGAAATACCTTATCAATAGGACATGCTTTTAATGAGATAAAAGATGCAAAACCCCAAGCAATTATTATGATAGGAGCAAATAAAGAAAATACTCTATTTATAAAAAAAGCTAAACATAACAGCAACTTTAAAGATACACTGTTTTGTAATATTTCTTTCGGAGATGCAAATGCTATGATAAATGAATTAGGAGAAAATACAGATAATTTAATTTTTTCTCAAGTTGTACCCAATTATAACGATATTTCTATTCCTGTTGTAAAAGAATATCACAAAGTGGTTAGTAAATATTATAAAGATTTTAAACCTGGATTTATATCTTTAGAAGCTTATTTATCTGCTAAAATAATAGTAACCGGATTGGAAAACGTAAAGGGTTCTCTAACAAGAAAAAGATTTTTAGAAACAATGGAACATCTTCCTAAAAATATATTAAAAGGAATACCTATTAATTTAAAAAATAGACAATATTTAAATAATATCTATTTATTTACATATAAAAATAATAGATTTGAAGAGATTAAGAAATAA